The DNA window tctttggctcaAGACAAAGGAACCCATGTTCTCATATAAGTTGAGTTGATACTGTTCATCAACATGCTCTATCGTGACGATGGGCACATGGAGAGGGCTGAGATTGACCGTCGTAGAAGCAAAGGCCGTAAGCCCGGGTCGATAACCTGGCTGTGTAAATCTGTATGCTACCTATGTAGGTCTCTTACAGgccttgccttctttttgtgcGTTTCGATAATATGCGTACTGTTTCATTCTCTGGTTACATTCCCCATAATATTTATGGTTGCAATATCCCGTATCCGTGTTTTGAGATTCAAGCTTATGAAACAAGTACGTAGTAGCTCTTGTATGAGGCTTGAAAACGGTGCgtttggcggcgatggacTTTTCAGATCGTGGCGACTGCAACTTTCGGCAGAGCCTGCCGGCGGATATTATCGCGGGAATGGGAAAAAGCGAGTTCACTTTCttcgtttttctcttctttactctctgtcttttctttctcaccttttctgcttttgtccttgctttttccttttctatGTGCTCATATCTCAGCAGTTCTTCCAGAGCAGTTCTTCCAGACTGAAGGATTAGACGCGCATAAATGACCACATTTCCCCCAGCTGGGATTCAAATGTTCAAGTCGAGAGACTGGAGTTGCTGCCAGTACCAGTAGCCAGTCAACGCGCGACAGCCGAGCGGACGAACTCGGCTTCTGCACACCCTGACAATCTCGTGTGGCGTTCTGCTTAGCCCTGTTCTCAAATATAGCAGTACGGAGTACTACTGCAAGTAATGAGCGGTTGGAGAGCTAACCGTAAGGCTGTGTGCTCCGTCATCATAGcggcccctcccccctttctaGGATCTAGGCTATTCAATGCTCCATATCGATGATACTCTGAGCAGGGCCATCGGAGATGGTCAGTGGGTAGGGCCTGGTCCTTGTTTGTGTCGTACAGAGACAATCATCCGCGCGGCACGGGGCATAGTCGCTGCTGCCAAAGGGCATCGCACGAGGGATCAAGCGCTGCGTACGGCACCCCATGGGTCTGATGGGTACCAGGTACATAGGGAGCAATGCTGACTCGGGTCACATCCAACTCAAAGCTAATTTGAGCCGGCAAACGCCCATCCCGTATCTACCAAAGTTCCCGATGCTCTCCACAGCAGAACTCGTGGTGCTACCATGTATTCCGTCAGCTTCCTAGGTAAATGTCTTGTTAGCATTTCGCATTGCTTGCCCTGTCTGTCTGGAACCAAGACCAGGGTGCCTGTCACCCTGGTGCGGATATAACGCCCTGTGGCAGAGCTAGACCCGCGAGCTTGGTATCGTATGCCATTGGCCGGTCAGCACCAGTTGCGCAGATACCATACCAGGCTCGGGAGAACAAATCGTTGTTTAGTCATCGGCCGGACGTACAAGTAAGTCTCACTAATTGTGGCGGCATGGGTGCGGACGGGTCGAGTTGACGAGGCCGGCCGCCAAAGGGCGGTGGTGCGAGCGAAGCGACGGAGACGCGATTGTCAGTCGATTTCCCACGAtgagatgcaatgcaatgcaatgcacaGCGGTTCGGTGTAACACGATCAGGGTTCCAGGGAACTGCTGGAGCTTGCCGTTGGATGGCATGGAGAAGCAAGTGGAGGGTCTTCGGAATAATTCGAACACCGACTCAGAGCCAGAGGGGAGGGATGGCATGTATTTTTTCCGTTACGCTCGCGCCTTCCCCGAGCAGATATCAGGCAGCAGTATTAACTTACCCTGAACTCAATTTCGCccgcttctttgcctttgcgtTTGCAACTCTTGATTTGTGATGATGCTATCACCCTGCAGCAGTCCAGAGCAGGCTATGGCATCGCACCAGGAGCTCTCGTCCATACGGATACCTGAGTTTCAACCCCTGGCCGACGATCGTCCCGGTCCTCCCGTCAGCCAACAAAAGACCTAGCGAGCTAAGAGAAAGCCAAAACCATGATCTTCCAGCTTCAGTGTGGCCAGAGTGCCGAGTTTTAgccagcctcgtctccaGGCCTCGTGGCTTTAACAGGACGCTATCATTTTGAGCCAACGATGATGGGGCCACTGATGTTTGTTTCTGACCGCAGGGTCTAGCGTATGTATACCTGATTCTCACCCCTCGCCCACGTCAAACAAGGACGAACTCAAACACATACAATAAAGGCAACTTGAATATTCGCTCAAACGGCCCTGGGATGCCGTTTCGTCTCCGGCTCCGCAGCTGATTCCAATGTCCGAACCTGTTCGTAGCTCATCTGAAGCGAGTAAGCACCTACTTTGTGCTAGCGGTAGCGATATTCTCGAATAAAACAGAACATTACGAACGTGTCTTCCCATTTCCGGGAAGGATCATGTACTGTCTTGGCGCCGCTATGCGGAGAAAGGCATCAAGATGACCGAGCCATCAAAGTGGtttgatcttcttctgcggTGCTTCGAGGAGAGCAAATACGCTTTGACGAGTGCCCCAGACTGACTAGCAGGGACAAGCAGGACAAACGCAAGCTGACAAGGGCCCACAGTCCAGTTAGATCGCTTAAAACCGCAATAtccatcctcatcttcttcaaatgGTCCACTCATAGGGCGGAGCTTTGGCCACCCCCTGGCCGTGGTTGTTCTGCGCGAATCAGCCACTACTGAAACCTCCGCAAAAGTCGTAACCGCGCCTATACTGCTACGCTCCTGCAGCACCGTTCGGCACAAGTACCTCGACCTCTGCGGTATCATCGGCATGTAAAAGGCACCGCGTGCAAGTATGCCGCTCGCAAAGTCTTTCAACCGCGGCAATGTGTTTGAAAGCCTAGCCGCGGGCCGTGGCACAAACATCTCATATTTCGCATTGCACTCGGCCTCGCTCGGCGGCTTTGCAATTTGAAATCATGCTCCAGATTGCTCGCTACTACTGGTACGACTGGCACGACTGACACTACGGAGAACAAGTCATCAAACCCATGCGCTGGAAGCGAGCGGTTAAGCTGGCTTCGACAATGCCGCCAGCAGAATGTGCAAACCGTTCCTCATACGGAAAACTTCCGTTATCGTAAGGGACAAAAAGCAGCTTCTGTGCTCCATTCGGAGTAACTAAGTCCCTAGGGTTGAGATGATCGCACTAGCCGGCTCTTAGCTCGCcaaacgacgacgaccacCAAGGCTTATTCACAGCGACAATCCGCGCTGGCTGAGCTTGGTCGGCCCCATACCGCGGGTGTTGAagccaaaaaggaaaacgaaTTTAGCCCACTTTACGAGACCGGGGGAGAGGCTAGCCAACCACGCCAATCTTACATACAGCAGTAGCTGCTTCGGCATGTCTACTCGCACCTCGCACCACTTTGTACTCGGTACCAAGATATCTTTGTTTAGCAACACTGATGAAGCACAGCTGACAGAGCATCCGTGCTCTATCCGGTAGCGCTctttttggaaaagaaacaatatCACATCAATGGCAAAGCGTGATGGCCATAGGGCGCCTCTGCTGACTTGCTCTGCGTGAACACGGAGCTTTCAAAGGGTGAAGAGAGCTGCGTGGAGCGCTGCGTCGTCCAAAGTCTACTCGCAAGCTTGTGACGACTCTCGCCTCCCTGATGGCCCTTGCATCTCTTTGACCCGTCACTCTGGTCTGAGAATTTCTCCGTTCCGTGGATGGCGCCTTGACATTGGCGGGCCTTACCAAGAAAACGCAAGCGTCCAGATACACCTGTTCTATTTTTGGCGCAAGGGGGTGACTTCTTTACCTTGGGGATAAGTGCTAGCCAGCAGCCTATTGATCCTCGTCGATCAAGAGAAACCAGGGCTCCTACTAGTTCGTGGTAGCCAGATGTAATACTACTGCAGCATGTGCGGACGGCTTCTTGAATTAGAGTCCGGGCGAGCTTCTCAACCTACGCGTACGCTAGTTAAGAATGACCTGCAATCTTGTCAATCGGTAGCAGATCAGAATAATGTTTATGCGACGGAGCACGAAATAAGGCAAAGTGCGCCTGCTAGCACCCTGTTTAGCCTACAGTACAGATCAGAGACGTCGTCAAATGCGATCacaactactagtaggtagtgTGAGCAACACGGACGGCGTGCTCTGTGCCCGGAAGCACATACAGATCTGGAATACCCTTCTTTCCCATCGAGAACTAGCCGGACCAATGACACGAAAGTTGAGTCGTGCCTGCGGCCAGGTATAGACAAGGCCACACAGCTCTGATGGGAATTTGAATTGTAATTGCCGCCATTGACGGGCAGCCCGATCAAGAATGATATGTAACGGCGATGTCAATTTGGCCAGTCGACTCTGAGACCCCGAAAAGCTAAGAGATATAGGCAACTCGAGAGGATCAAAGGTGAATCAAAAACTCCTAGATACATTTTGTGCCCGCTCATCAGCCTATACGCCCCGGGGCGTCGAATTAACGATGTGATTGCCGCTATCCGGACGAGGTGGGAGTGAAAGACTTGAGACCGCTTTGTGCGCCAGTGCCATGCCGTTCAACGGTCCACGACGGCAAATCGGGAAACCACCGCCGGCTGTCGGCGCTactcggcggcggcgcagggtGTGGTGAGCAGCCTGGTTGAAGCATAGCAGGATACCTACatgttgctggtgctgtgaCTCCAACAACTTGAAGTTCTACCAAGATGTCTTCCATCTCAATATACGGGGCCCATTCTTTGGGGGCTCTTGATCATTTGCAAGACTGATAACGGAGTCTTTGCCTTTCAatgagcagcatctggcaTGCCAAATCTTTTCTCTTACACGGTTGTAAGTGCGAGTAATGAATAGCCCTTTTAACTCTATCCAGCTAGCTGATCGACTCCATACAAGAAAGGAGACACAACAACTAGTGATTACTCCGTTCTCCATACGACTCATTACTTCTTACTTGTTTGTGTACTTGTTCTGCTCGCTATCTCTTGCCGTACTTGGGTTTTGTACAGCGCCCTCCTTGCAGATGGCCATACACTATGCTCCGCATTACCCGACCGCAAGGTCCGCTAAACAAGGGACAGCCTCTTTGGCAGCGGTACAACTTCCTTAATCGGCCTGCTAAGCCTTATAGGCCCCTCTAGGAGCAGCTCTTCTGTTAACAGTGGCTAGGCTAAACGGCCATTGATCGAAATAGGAACCGTCTAGGCAAGGCCGGTGAGCTGATAACGACATCATTTCGAGGGCCCACGCTCCCCTAAATTTCCCCTTTGGGGGAAACTATCTTATAGTCCACGCGGAGAATAGGTCTCGAGTCTGATATCCAGCCCTGATTTTTCTCCCACtcctattattttattaaccAAGTTTGGTCCATCTCCGATCACTAAATGACAAGCAAGATAGGCACTTCAATAGCACGCTTCTCTTTTCCGTCTTCTCCACCCTCCAGTGCTGGTAGTACCGCACTATTCCCGCGACTCTGTCAGCTACTACTAGATGTTTATATGTTTAGATCATTAGATGAAAGATGATGTAAAACGTCGTCGGGCTTGGACTCAAACACTTGCATGATTAGCAGAGTAATTCCTCCAATGGCGCCCCATGGCCCGAGAGCT is part of the Trichoderma atroviride chromosome 1, complete sequence genome and encodes:
- a CDS encoding uncharacterized protein (TransMembrane:1 (o26-46i)), giving the protein MPNLFSYTVKGDTTTSDYSVLHTTHYFLLVCVLVLLAISCRTWVLYSALLADGHTLCSALPDRKVR